In Candidatus Korarchaeota archaeon NZ13-K, the following are encoded in one genomic region:
- the cyoE gene encoding protoheme IX farnesyltransferase — protein sequence MQVTSLKLRLSDLLCLTKPKQTFLLLLTSVFTYLGAGGTRADALIMLTACMLLSISGTTSINMALDADIDAMMDRTRNRPVPAGRISKWEALLFGTLLFSVGLALSSLINLWVAFSTALGMVFDIAVYTLWTKRRTPLSIVLGGVAGAAPSLAGWAAARGELEAQAILIALMTILWIPSHIWYISIHYLEDYASARVPMAPVVWGVERTSRLIVASNIILLSTQIILFIIGPFGPVFLLLSVPITLRFLYHSIRYARRPERGEARRMYKVASPVEGIIFLGIALDGLIRSLL from the coding sequence ATGCAGGTGACCTCGCTTAAGCTGAGGCTCTCCGATCTCCTCTGCCTGACGAAGCCGAAGCAGACCTTCCTTCTCCTCCTGACGTCCGTTTTCACCTACCTGGGCGCCGGGGGAACTAGAGCTGATGCACTGATAATGCTCACCGCATGCATGCTGCTCTCAATATCCGGCACCACCTCGATAAACATGGCCCTGGATGCGGACATAGATGCGATGATGGATAGGACGAGGAACAGGCCAGTTCCTGCAGGCAGGATATCGAAGTGGGAAGCTCTTCTCTTTGGAACACTCCTCTTCTCCGTGGGACTTGCCCTTTCCTCCCTGATAAACCTCTGGGTGGCCTTCTCCACTGCCCTGGGCATGGTCTTCGACATAGCGGTCTACACGCTCTGGACGAAGAGGAGGACCCCCCTCTCCATAGTCCTCGGCGGCGTCGCTGGGGCCGCTCCCTCCCTGGCAGGCTGGGCGGCCGCGAGGGGGGAGCTTGAGGCGCAGGCCATTCTCATAGCGCTCATGACGATCCTCTGGATACCCTCCCACATATGGTACATCTCCATACACTACTTGGAGGACTACGCGAGCGCCCGCGTGCCCATGGCGCCGGTCGTATGGGGAGTTGAGAGGACATCAAGGCTCATAGTCGCATCAAACATCATCCTGCTCTCCACTCAGATAATCCTCTTCATCATAGGACCATTCGGCCCTGTCTTCCTCCTTCTCTCGGTCCCAATAACGCTGAGGTTCCTCTATCACTCGATCAGGTATGCTAGGAGACCTGAGAGGGGGGAGGCGAGGAGGATGTACAAGGTGGCCAGCCCCGTCGAGGGGATCATCTTCCTGGGGATAGCCCTTGATGGGCTGATTAGATCACTCCTGTGA